A genome region from Camelina sativa cultivar DH55 chromosome 10, Cs, whole genome shotgun sequence includes the following:
- the LOC104719842 gene encoding uncharacterized protein LOC104719842, with protein sequence MTLVQLFLLSMGSSCPRPPGLALRMSLLSPLDPPDPPDPPDDKFVSPRSLPFYGSRLSSEFDGECISLLPLPPVAPLKVFIHFSGPLVWGWLLFSVDESVFFSTSPPAFLQQCVSFSLLKVG encoded by the exons ATGACCCTGGTTCAGCTTTTCCTGCTTTCAATGGGTTCTTCCTGTCCAAGGCCACCAGGTTTAGCGCTGCGGATGAGCCTTTTGTCTCCTCTGGATCCGCCAGACCCACCAGATCCGCCAGATGACAAGTTCGTTTCACCTCGGTCGTTGCCGTTCTATGGCTCCCGTCTTTCTAGTGAGTTCGATGGAGAGTGTATATCTCTCCTCCCCCTCCCTCCCGTTGCTCCCCTGAAGGTGTTCATCCATTTCAGTGGGCCTCTTGTTTGGGGTTGGCTTCTATTCTCGGTTGATGAATCAGTCTTCTTCTCAACCTCTCCACCTGCGTTCCTCCAGCAGTGTGTCTCCTTCTCTTTGCTTAAGGTTG GTTAG
- the LOC104720700 gene encoding rho GTPase-activating protein gacV-like, with amino-acid sequence MIDLTPLQEELSQPDEKLEETKLEKHELTNEEVKEVSSASLPKELEGETVVKAKKIENEEPAAVDNIQKSLETVDSVESHRLMPSSSEETKQEHGAVYEKIEEEKVEEVSMVQIKSHEEVSKAVKEQTIDVEPSLTENFSKDQNQPEEQVEEAWSRDEQEKGISRNMEKEEEEAETKTDEEPRLDVTEKNELETAKTVVEYIEIVNNEEASAHESKILKRDDHQGENAELVEAIKNSGENLK; translated from the exons ATGATTGATCTGACTCCTCTGCAAGAAGAATTATCCCAACCAGATGAGAAACTAGAAGAAACCAAGTTAGAGAAACATGAACTAACAAATGAAGAAGTTAAAGAAGTTTCATCTGCATCACTTCCAAAGGAACTGGAAGGTGAGACCGTTGTTAAAGCCAAGAAGATTGAAAACGAAGAACCAGCAGCAGTAGACAATATCCAGAAAAGTCTTGAGACTGTTGACTCAGTTGAATCTCATAGATTAATGCCATCTTCTTCAGAGGAGACAAAGCAAGAACATGGGGCTGTTTatgaaaagatagaagaagaaaaagtggaGGAAGTATCGATGGTCCAAATAAAAAGTCATGAGGAAGTTTCTAAGGCTGTCAAGGAGCAGACCATAGATGTGGAACCTTCTTTGACTGAAAATTTCTCTAAAGATCAGAATCAGCCGGAGGAACAAGTAGAAGAGGCATGGTCCAGAGATGAACAAGAAAAGGGAATCTCGAGGAACA tggaaaaagaagaagaagaggccgAGACAAAGACAGATGAAGAACCGAGGTTGGATGTGACAGAGAAAAATGAATTAGAGACTGCAAAGACAGTTGTAGAATACATTGAGATCGTCAATAATGAGGAAGCTTCAGCACATGAatctaaaatcttgaaaagAGATGATCATCAGGGTGAGAATGCAGAATTAGTAGAAGCAATCAAAAACTCAGGAGAAAATCTCAAGTGA
- the LOC104719841 gene encoding intracellular protein transport protein USO1-like, translating to MSTKLSETSDELERAQIMLLEELTADSSKLKEQLAEKEGEVLLLTEKDSQSQLRIKELGETVATLQRELESVRSRIIDLEREIASKTTVIEQLEAQNREMVARITELEKSMDERGTELSGLTQKLEDEKTTALTDNRELHQKLEVAGKTETELNQKLEDLKKERDELQTERDNSIKRFQEVEKVAEDWKTTSDQLKDEASNFKQQLEASEQQVSELTSGMNSAEEENKSLLLKVSETSDGIQQAQTTVQELKEQLAEKEGELLLLTEKDSQSQLQRKELGETVATLQRDLESVRSRIIDLEREIASKTTVIEQLESQNREMVARITELEKSMDERGTELSGLTQKHEDNEKQSSSSIESLTAELDGLRAELDSMSVQKEELEKQMVHKSEEASVQIKRLDDEINGLRQQVASLDLESSEQRASDLSVSLKDAEEEHKAISSKNLETMDKLEQAQNTIQDLRDELGELKDRHKDKESELSSLVEVHEAHERHSSCQVKGLETLLESAERQVIELNQSLNSAEEEKKLQLTQIEEEQQNIQELIFEFEQLKKSHTEREKELAAELRNCKSSPLILPTTERMVT from the coding sequence atgtCCACGAAATTATCAGAAACTTCAGATGAGCTTGAACGGGCACAGATCATGCTACTGGAGGAACTCACAGCTGATTCGAGCAAACTGAAAGAGCAGCTCGCTGAGAAAGAAGGCGAAGTTTTACTTCTGACAGAGAAGGACAGCCAATCACAGTTGCGAATAAAAGAACTAGGAGAAACAGTAGCGACACTGCAGAGGGAACTAGAGTCAGTTCGTTCTCGTATAATAgatcttgagagagagattgcaaGCAAGACCACCGTAATTGAGCAATTGGAAGCGCAAAACAGAGAAATGGTTGCAAGAATCACAGAACTTGAGAAGTCAATGGACGAGAGAGGAACTGAACTCTCAGGTTTAACTCAAAAACTTGAGGATGAAAAGACAACAGCTCTGACTGATAACAGGGAACTGCATCAGAAACTGGAAGTCGCTGGCAAAACAGAAACCGAACTGAACCAGAAGTTAGAAGATcttaaaaaagagagagatgaactaCAAACTGAAAGAGACAATAGTATCAAAAGATTTCAAGAAGTTGAAAAAGTTGCAGAAGATTGGAAAACAACGAGTGACCAGCTCAAAGATGAAGCTTCTAATTTCAAGCAACAGCTAGAAGCATCGGAGCAGCAAGTTTCGGAGCTGACCAGTGGTATGAATAGTGCAGAGGAAGAGAATAAATCTCTACTATTGAAAGTTTCGGAGACTTCAGATGGGATCCAACAAGCTCAGACCACCGTACAAGAACTAAAAGAGCAGCTCGCTGAGAAAGAAGGCGAACTTTTACTTCTGACTGAGAAGGACAGCCAATCACAGTTGCAAAGAAAAGAACTAGGAGAAACAGTAGCGACACTGCAGAGGGACCTAGAGTCAGTTCGTTCTCGTATAATAgatcttgagagagagattgcaaGCAAGACCACCGTAATTGAGCAATTGGAATCGCAAAACAGAGAAATGGTTGCAAGAATCACAGAACTTGAGAAGTCAATGGACGAGAGAGGAACTGAACTCTCAGGTTTAACTCAAAAACATGAGGATAACGAGAAGCAATCATCGTCCTCAATTGAGAGTTTGACAGCTGAGCTTGATGGCCTACGAGCAGAACTAGATTCAATGTCTGTTCAAAAGGAAGAGTTGGAGAAACAAATGGTGCACAAAAGCGAGGAAGCCTCAGTGCAGATTAAGCGTTTGGATGATGAGATTAATGGTCTGAGACAGCAAGTGGCCTCACTTGATTTGGAATCCTCAGAACAGCGGGCCTCAGATTTAAGTGTGAGTCTTAAGGATGCAGAGGAAGAACACAAAGCCATCTCCTCGAAAAATTTGGAAACTATGGACAAGCTTGAACAGGCGCAGAACACGATACAAGACCTCAGGGATGAATTGGGAGAGTTGAAAGACCGGCACAAAGATAAAGAGAGTGAACTTTCTAGTTTGGTGGAGGTACACGAGGCCCATGAGAGACATTCCTCATGTCAGGTTAAAGGATTAGAAACACTGTTGGAATCAGCAGAGAGACAGGTTATAGAATTGAACCAAAGCCTGAACAgtgcagaggaagagaaaaagctGCAACTTACCCAAATTGAAGAGgaacaacaaaacatacaaGAACTCATTTTTGAGTTTGAACAGTTGAAAAAGAGCCAcactgagagagagaaggaattgGCAGCTGAATTGAGGAACTGCAAGAGCAGCCCTCTGATCTTACCGACAACAGAGAGGATGGTTACCTGA